ggtccaCCAAAAGGTTCAAGCTGTGGCTTCCGTGCACCAGGGGCAGGCTTGGTTCTGCGCTCCTGTGTTCCGAGAGGCAGTCGAGTGACATGATTAAGAATGAAGGCCCTAGGGTCACACTCTGTGGGTTCACAtcttggctctaccacttactggAACCATATATACTTGGGCAAATTCCTGaacttctctgaatctcagtttccaaCCATAAAATGTGGCTAACAATAACAGTGCCTACATCATAAGGCCATGTACAAAGAAAAGGTCAGGAAgtgcttatttttattattgttactgtCATGATTATTACTCTTCTGGCCGAAAGTTTTCTTACCTTCCTGAGATCCACCTGACCCGGGTGTCCTGGGCCCTCAGCATGGGCGGCTGTTGGAAGCCGTGCTCACCGTTATACTCACTGGTGCCCTGGCTCCCCCAGGCATACAGCCACCCCTGCCTTTGACAATCCTGCTCTCATCAAAGATACCCTGCCAAGGCCTGACTGTGGACACATGCGTGACCCCTCACAGGACTTGGAGGTGCTGAGGCTGGCATGAGAAGGGATCCCAGTGTGTGGCGGATGGGAAGGGAGATTTGAAATATGGATTCTGGCTGAGCCACTTCCTTACGGTGGGCCTCAATTTCCCAAGGTTTCACTGCACTCTGAGGTCCCTGATAGCTGTAATTTGTTTGCCCCTTCTGTGTTACTGCACAGTGTCTTTGTCAAGGCTGACTTTCAGTTTCAACTATCAAATCTGCTGCTGTCCTACTCCACTTTCTAAGCCCTCCATAAATGCTAACTGTTGTCAGAATTTATTTATGGATCTTCCTACTAAACTGTAAATTCTGTAGGAACTTTCTCCTCATTCAGTGCCACATCCTCACACCTGGCCCGTATTTGGCATGCAGTAGGTGCTTATTATATATTTGACAATTTGAATAAGTGACTGTTTGAAaatgacatacatatatatacacacacacacacacacacacacacacacacacatatatatatatatatatttttttttttttgagacagaatctcgctctgccacccaggctggaggcaatggtgcgatcttctctcactgcaacctctgccccctgtgtttaagcgattcttgtgtctcagcctcctgagtagctgggattacaggcgcttgccaccaaggccagctaattttttttttgtatttttagtagaaacagggtttcaccatgttgactagtctggtcttgaattcctgacctcaagtgatctgcctgcctcggcctcccaaagtgctgggatcacaggcgtgagccactgcgcccaggcatAAAATGACATATTTGAATGTGGAATAAATAGATGGCAGGTATGCATGAGAAAATTTAAAGCCACACTTCCTGAAGTCTCTGAGGCCTAGGCCATTCAGGCTAATCGGGGGGTTTCAGGGCTACATTCAGCAAACGGGGGCTCCTATGAGAACCCAGGGATTCCTGAGCCCCACTCCTTTCCATGATTGCAGAAGCCATCATTCTTCCAGTCTCCACTGTCCCCATCCCACCCCGATTCTCTCCACACTACCCTGTAGACATATGAAGCCTTCCTTCCCAACCCCACTTTCTCTgagaccccttccttccttttccttcagtACCCTCCAGTCTTCTCTTAGACTCTACCCATCCCTCAAGGCTTCTCTCAAGTCCTGCTTCCTCTACGACACTACCCTGGGCTCCCCTCTGAGTGCCTACAGGCCTGACAGTGGCCACACATCATGACTGGGTTCCACCCTGCCTTTTCCCAAGCCCAGGGCTGACACAGGTCAGGCCAGGGGATGACACAGGGGTCAGGAGCCAGAGCCCCCTGGGTCAAGGGCGACCTTTTTCACATACTAGTTTCAGACCTCGGGGTGGGGGCAACTTCTCTGAGcgttggtttccttatctgtgaagtAGAGGATAATCCTAGAGTGGGTTGTTGTGATAAAATAAGATGATGATCATGAGCGTGCCTGGAACATGTTAGCTCACTGCCCTTCCTCTCCGGCTAGATTTGAGGGCAGGCCTCGTGTCTGCTCCCTGCTCACAGGCACAGTGCTGGAAACACAGTCAGCACTCTATCAATATTTGTTGATGGATGGGCTAATCCCTCCAAAGTACCCTTCAGCCTACTTTAGGGGGCCTTTCCGAAGTGTCCATGGTTCCCATCTCTTGCAGGATAAAGTCCCAGCTTCCGCACTGCCTGCTGGGGTGATCTCAGCCACTCAGATGCTTTGGTGGGTCTGTCCAGGGTTAGAGGGATTTGCACTCACTTGAACAGGCTGAAGAATCCGTAGGTTTCCAGGAACATACCCAGGAGGGGCCAGCGTAGGAGCACGACAACCACACCCCCCAGGAAGAAGCTGGTTCCCTTGAGTTTGTGCCGTTGGAAGAAGAACTGAAAGGTCTTCCTCAAGCCGATGATGAAGGAGAGGCCCGTCAGGAACAGCAgctggagggaagggaggagagcatGAAGCAAACCCACCAGCCCCCTGAGGAGCTGGGGGCACAGGCCTGGAGCCAGGTGGCGGGCAGGGGCAGGACGTGCTAACTCTTTAAGACCATCTGAGCGAGGGCCGTCTAGCAATGTGGCAGAATCCCAGAGCCTTGATAAGTCTTGCTGGCTGGGAACAGGACTGCACAGAGGCAGGGGGATGGATGAGAAACTTTTGATGGTTTCTAGTTGCCCACCCAATTCCCTGGAGCCCAAGCACTTTTTCATATGGGACTTGGTTTCTCACCATACCATCTAGGGAAGATGGAATCAGGTGGGATTTTTATTCCAGAGAACTGAAGATTGAGGCCTAAGTAGGTTAGGCAGCCATACTGAAAGTCACACAGAACCTTCAGAGGCTCCACCGCCTACAGAATAACCCTCCAGGCCCTCCCCTGGATACCCTATCACTGTCTTCAGCTTGGCTCCTAATGATCCCTGAAGAGTGCCCAGGCTGTCGTCAAATTGAACTCTCTGGTTTTCTTCCAGCATATCCCATGCTTCCCCGCTCCTCCCCCACACCTTCTCTCCTGCTGTTCCAACCCCCCTGGAAGTGCTTTATTCACCTCCACATCCATTTCCTTTCCAAATTCCTCTCCACCCTTCTCCAATTTAGTGTGCCCTCTTTCCACTAAGCCCCTTGTTTCATATTAAATGTGTTTACTGTGGCCCCTGCCTTCCTCCCAGCCATGTATGTCATGTTATATCTCTAGCCCTAGAGTGGGATTCAGGTGGCAGGGACAGTGTCTGAGTCCCCTCAGAACCCCCAGGGTCTCCCGCAGAGCTCGGTGTGAGAATCCAGGTCCTCAGATTCTTGGTGCCGCAGGCTCTGTGTCCATTTCCTGTGCCCTCCTCCGCCCAGGCTTGATGATGTCTGACCCCTGGATAAGCATGGTCTGAATAAACTTGGGATTTATTTAAGGGATttatttaaagacttaaataaacTTTAAGTCTTTATTGCCAGGACTATCCTGGCAATAGAGACTTCAGAAAGGTTGGGGCAGGGGAGTGGGGACACAGGGCTGGGGGACTCACGTTTCCAAAGGCCAGGAGCACGGAATCAAAGTACAGGAGTGTTCCAAAGAGGATGAAGAAGATGCCGAAACCGGTGATCCCCACACCAATCTCTGCAATGGGCAAGGAGGTGGTGGAGCAAAGGGCTTTGGGGAGCAGGTGGGGACCCTGAAACTTCCCCCATTGCCACAGGACAGGTGCCCTCTGTGGGGGTGACTCCACTTCCATCCAGGAAT
This DNA window, taken from Macaca mulatta isolate MMU2019108-1 chromosome 1, T2T-MMU8v2.0, whole genome shotgun sequence, encodes the following:
- the GOLT1A gene encoding vesicle transport protein GOT1A isoform X3, with translation MISITEWQKIGVGITGFGIFFILFGTLLYFDSVLLAFGNLLFLTGLSFIIGLRKTFQFFFQRHKLKGTSFFLGGVVVVLLRWPLLGMFLETYGFFSLFKGFFPVAFGFLGNVCNIPFLGALFRRLQGTSSMV
- the GOLT1A gene encoding vesicle transport protein GOT1A isoform X4; translation: MISITEWQKIGVGITGFGIFFILFGTLLYFDSVLLAFGNLLFLTGLSFIIGLRKTFQFFFQRHKLKGTSFFLGGVVVVLLRWPLLGMFLETYGFFSLFNCSGDFKALAQWSEQQR
- the GOLT1A gene encoding vesicle transport protein GOT1A isoform X2 produces the protein MISITEWQKIGVGITGFGIFFILFGTLLYFDSVLLAFGNLLFLTGLSFIIGLRKTFQFFFQRHKLKGTSFFLGGVVVVLLRWPLLGMFLETYGFFSLFKGFFPVAFGFLGNVCNIPFLGAHLAECELSEEPRETLQPAPHYNRQLDTAPAAPLISVPGTAPGSQGQLCNN